One genomic segment of Gemmatimonadota bacterium includes these proteins:
- a CDS encoding SDR family oxidoreductase, protein MEIGAGEPLSRRTALRNMGAAAALPLVDASDSSSRRTVEGKVALVTGSSRNLGRATVLELARQGADVVVNGRSNREAADAVVREAEALGVRAIALLADVGVEQQVNQMVEQALERFGRIDILINNAGFRGSSSIAEMSTDEWRAAAAVNFDGPFFCTRAVVPGMISNGYGRIITVSGLNSFHGRSNWSHVCASKMGAVGMTRALAVELGPYDITVNHVVPGAYVAHPDLARIPLGRVGLPQELANMYAFLSSEEASYITGQTFHVNGGEVRY, encoded by the coding sequence ATGGAGATTGGTGCAGGGGAGCCGCTGTCACGGCGGACCGCTCTACGTAACATGGGCGCTGCGGCGGCGCTGCCGCTGGTCGATGCCAGCGATTCGTCGTCCCGGCGGACGGTCGAGGGGAAGGTCGCCCTGGTCACGGGTTCGAGTAGAAATCTCGGCCGTGCGACCGTGCTCGAGCTGGCGAGGCAAGGTGCGGATGTCGTGGTGAACGGGCGGTCCAATCGGGAGGCGGCCGATGCCGTCGTACGCGAGGCCGAAGCTCTCGGTGTTAGGGCGATCGCGCTGCTGGCCGACGTCGGTGTCGAGCAGCAAGTGAATCAGATGGTGGAGCAGGCGTTGGAGCGGTTCGGCCGGATCGACATTCTGATCAACAACGCCGGCTTCCGCGGGTCGAGCTCTATCGCGGAAATGAGCACGGACGAGTGGCGGGCGGCTGCGGCCGTCAACTTCGACGGTCCATTCTTCTGCACCCGAGCTGTCGTGCCCGGCATGATCTCCAACGGGTACGGACGCATCATCACCGTGTCGGGTCTCAACTCCTTCCACGGAAGATCCAACTGGTCCCACGTGTGTGCGTCGAAAATGGGGGCGGTGGGTATGACCCGGGCGCTTGCGGTAGAGCTGGGGCCCTACGACATCACCGTAAACCACGTGGTTCCTGGAGCCTACGTGGCGCACCCGGACCTGGCCCGGATCCCACTCGGTCGTGTTGGGTTGCCTCAGGAGCTCGCGAATATGTACGCGTTCCTGTCGTCCGAAGAAGCCAGCTACATCACCGGCCAAACCTTCCACGTCAACGGTGGTGAGGTCCGATACTAG